TTGCTAGTGATAACGTTCAGTCTGTACAGCATTGGCTGGGTGAGCAATTGATTTACAAACCATCACCTGAGCAAGTAGCAAACTGGAACGTGAACCGCAGCAAACGCTTTAATACGTTAATTGTGCAGCCTTTTGTTTTGGTTCAAGAATTGGCGGCTGCTTGAGGGGTGATAAAGGTTCAGCCGGCATTCTTAGCCGGCACAGACGCTTCAACGGTTTCTGTTGACGGATTGGGAAGGCGGTAAAACCTTGCTGAATGTTGAACCTGTACGGCCTGTTGCCACCCACAGAACCGCTCTGGCTCCATCTCGGAGTGTTTTTTCAATCGGTTCTGGCGGTCGTCCAGAAGGCACCGGCATCGGTTTGAAGGCGATTCCCCGACTTCCGAATATAATTTCTCCAATGACCGTAGCTCGCCTCATGTGGTCATCGGAGGTAATTAAATAAACACTTTTAATGCCTCTGGCTTGAAATTCATCAACCAGGGTGGTGAAGTTGGTGACGGTGTCTATCGCGCGATCATCTAAATGCAGCCGGCTCAGATCGATTCCTGCTTCTGAAAACACCCATTCTGCATACTCTGGGTTGCTCCCGCTAGAAACCCAAATATCCATTTCAGGATGCTCGTTTGCCAATTCTGCCGCAAAAATTTCTCGCTCTTTCGCGCCACCCAATACTAATAATGCTTGGGGTGTACTGAAGTTATTTTGCAACTGCCGGTAGCCAATCCAACACACAACAGAAACTCCTAGTAACCAGCATAAAACCGATCTGCCTCTAGACCACATAGAGACGGAGCGTAACGAGTCTCTGGAACGTCGGTGACGTTTAGGGTTTGGACAGATCCTCAAAAGCATATACAAAAATCATATATAACACTGCACCCAGAACCGCCCTTTATAGCCGGCGGCTTCAGAGCGCTTCCTGAACTCCCTTCTAAGCAGATCCACTCAAATCAGGGAATTTGTCACATAAAGCTTAGCAGATAACGGGATTGGCCGGGATCGAACCGGCGGCCTAGCGCTTCAGATTTGCGTGAGTTTCTTCACTCTCTGGACTATTCCTTCACCATAGGCTATAAACCCTTAGGTGGTGGCCGTTGTGTTTAAGGAGGTTTGAATTTTGTAGAGCATACTTTCGTGAACGTAAGGGTGAATGAAGGATAAAAACCGTTTTCCTTCTTTGGTGCCCATTCTGAGCCGGTAAGTTTCGTGACTTTTACTTAACCCCCACTTAAACCCCCACACGTCTGAG
Above is a window of Microcoleus sp. FACHB-672 DNA encoding:
- a CDS encoding DUF2288 domain-containing protein — protein: MEDIKAELEEMLDEAEWNWLQPHADRQALVVVGQELDLIDVGVAIASDNVQSVQHWLGEQLIYKPSPEQVANWNVNRSKRFNTLIVQPFVLVQELAAA
- a CDS encoding YdcF family protein, whose product is MCWIGYRQLQNNFSTPQALLVLGGAKEREIFAAELANEHPEMDIWVSSGSNPEYAEWVFSEAGIDLSRLHLDDRAIDTVTNFTTLVDEFQARGIKSVYLITSDDHMRRATVIGEIIFGSRGIAFKPMPVPSGRPPEPIEKTLRDGARAVLWVATGRTGSTFSKVLPPSQSVNRNR